Genomic segment of Gemmatimonadota bacterium:
ACAAGGCTTTCAAACTCTCTCCCTGGTCTTCGCCAATCAAGGCTTTCAATTCCTGAAAATGTAAGAAGGTCTGTTTCTCAAATTCAAATTGTTTATCGGCAATCCGCCTGGCTGCTTGATTTATCTTGAGCGTGTCTGCTTTGCTTGCAAACATCTCTACTTGTAACTGATTCCGCTTCAAATCTCGAATTTCATTTCGCAATATTTTGCTCTGCTGAAGATATGCACTGTGTAGCTTTCTAAATTCTCGAGCTTGCTCTCTGCTTAAATCAAGTTCGCGTTCAATGAATCGCTGTATTCTCTCCCTGTTATCTAACGCATGAGTCCCAGAAGGGCTTCTCACAGGTCGCGGGGGTTTGTTGATCTCTTTATACCACAACAGAGACAGTGTAGATACATTAAAAAGCAGAAGTAGCGCGATAGTCCACGCACCAAATCCCTTTTGCCAGAAATTGCTCATATCAGCATCCTTTTATTCCTCTTCCTCAAGAACATAAAATTCGGCGAACGCATTAATCATCTCACTCCGGTCATAGGCATCTGTTTGATCACTCCCAATGAGATAAGTCACCGTCACAATATTCCAAATAAGGAGCAGCGAGAGAGAAACGAATCTCAACACACCAAATGCGAATCGATACTTGTGAGTCACTC
This window contains:
- a CDS encoding periplasmic heavy metal sensor, which encodes MSNFWQKGFGAWTIALLLLFNVSTLSLLWYKEINKPPRPVRSPSGTHALDNRERIQRFIERELDLSREQAREFRKLHSAYLQQSKILRNEIRDLKRNQLQVEMFASKADTLKINQAARRIADKQFEFEKQTFLHFQELKALIGEDQGESLKALLDEVFMKQGNSRSLRRGRSRPPNNGS